TGACCGCGACGAACCAGCTCGCGGTGAGCGCGGCGGTGAGGGCCTCGGCGGCGGCGGCGGCCACGCTGGACACCACCCTGGACCTCGCGGCCTCGGCGGCGGTGACGGTCAGCGGCACCAACGTCACGCTGCTGGCCACGAAGACGGCCGAGGCCTACCAGGCCTACGCGTCGGCGGTGCGCGCGCAGGCCTCCGCGCTGTCGGCCTTCGGGGTGAAGGCGGCGCCCGCGGTGGAGCTGATGCTGGTGGCCGAGGGCTCCTTCCAGATGGGCCAGTAGGCACGGTGCCCGCGCGGGTCGACCTGCCCCGATGACGGAGACGCCCGCCCGCTCGCTCCTGGGGCGGGTGTCCTGGGTTCCCGCCAGCTCCGCTCCCAGGTGATTACTCCTCCCAGGACGTCAGGCGGGGGAGGGGACATGGGGGGCAGGGGCCGTTTCGTCCAGTGCGTACTGGTTCTGGTGGCATGTCTTGGGTTGCTGAGGTGCGTGCCCACGGAGGCGGAGGGCGGCTCTCCCGGCTCGGGAGTGGACACTTCCCCTCCCCTGGCTCCGATTACGCCGGCCCCTTCGGAGGGCACGCCGCCCGCTCCCGATACGCCGGCGCCGGACGAGCCGCCTCCACTTCCTCCGAAGCCGACCGTCTGTGCTCCGACGGGAGACGGTCCCCACTGGCTCCAGGAAGGCGAGCCGATCACCCTCCAGCTGCGTTGCGGCACGGGCCACACGACGCCCGACCTGCGCTTCACCGTGTCTCCGCTACCCGCCGGGGCCACCGTGGACGAGGCCCGTGGCATCTTCCAGTGGACGCCGGGAAAGGCCCAGGCGTCCGTGTGGCTGCTCACCATCACCGAGCGCGGCACCGGCGAGACGGGCGTGCTCAAGGTGGGCGTGGCCGACAACTGGCTGGCCCCGGGCAACATCCGGGAGTTGGACCCGGTCGCGTACACCGAGGAGTACGGGCTGCCGGTGATGCACCTCTCCTTCGAGGGCACGCTCACGGCCGGTGGCTACCGTCCCGCGCAGCTCGTCTACCGCGGGCACCGCTACGCCATCGAGGCCAAGTACCGCGGGGCCACCTCCAGCAGCTACCCCAAGCGCAACTACACCCTGAAGTTCTCCGAGGAGGACCCGTTCAACGAGCCGGACCTCGCCGGAGGCTTCACCGGCCGGCGCCGCGTGGTGCTCATCACCAGCTTCAACGACAACTCCAACATCCGTCCGAGGCTCGCCTTCGACCTGTGGAACCGGATGTCGCCGGACCACATCCAGGTGAAGACGTACAGCGCGGTCCTCTACGTGAACGGGCGCTTCTGGGGCCTCTTCACCGTGGCGGACCACGTGGACGAGCACCTGATGCGCCAGCACGGTCTATCCAAGGACGGAGACCTCTTCAAGGCGGTGGACGTGGACGCGAACTTCTCGCGGCTCGACGCGGAGGGCGTGCCCAAGCCGTCCCTTCATCAGGGTTTCGAGAAGTCCGAGGGCAAGCCCAAGGATGGCCAGGTCGGCGCCTATGACACGCTCACGGCCCTCATCGAGCGCATCGCCGGCTCGGACCGGGACACCTTCCGCGCGCAATGGGGCTCGTGGCTGAACACGCGTGACTACGAGGACTGGTGGATCTTCAATACGCTCATCCTCGGAACGGACTCGGCCTCCAAGAACGCGTACCACTACTACGACCCGGTGACGCGAGCGCCCTGGCGCTTCATCCCCTGGGACCTGGATGCGAGCTTCGGCCAGAACTGGGACACGCACCGGAGCTCGCCCACGGATCTGCCGGACTTCTCCGGACGCAACCTCCTCTTCGCGCGCATGCTGGCGGACCCCGCCATCGCCACGCCCCTGCGCGAGCGCTACCGGGCGTTGCTGCGAGGCCCCCTGAGCGAGGAGGAGGTGTTGAAGCTCATCGACGGCTACGAGCGGGAGATCGGCCCCGTGGCCCTGCGTGACGAGGCCCGCTGGTTCCAGCAGCACCGCTCCTTCGAATGGTGGAGCGACCGCACCGACTTCAACACCCACGCGCAGGAGGTGGAGTACATCCGCCAGTGGGTGCGCGAGCGCTGGAGCCTGCTCGGCCGGCGGCTGCCCTAGACAGGGCTCAAGAGCCCTGCTGGATGAGCTCCACCCGGTAGCCGTCCGGATCCTCGACGAAGGCGATGACGGTGGTGCCGTGCTTCATGGGACCCGGCTCGCGCACCACCTTGCCACCGGCCTTGCGGATGGAGTCACAGGTGGCGTGGATGTCCCGCACGCCCAGTGCGATGTGGCCGTAGGCGTTGCCCAGCTCGTACTTCGAGGTGTCCCAGTTGTGGGTGAGCTCCAGGGCCGGATGGGTGTCCTCGGGGCCGTAGCCGACGAAGGCCAGGGTGAACTTGCCGTCCGGGTAGTCCTTGCGGCGCAGCAACTGCATCCCGAGGACGCGGGTGTAGAAGTCCAGCGACTTCTCGAGGTCGCCGACACGCAGCATCGTGTGGAGGATTCGCATGGGCGTTACATAGCGGGCTGGCGCGCGCGTGTCGCGGCCTCCCAGGCCTGCAACCGCCGCTGCAGCGCGATGAGCGCCCAGAGGTCCGCCGGGTTGTCGGGTGCCACGCCCGCGAGCGCCCGCTCCAGGTGTGGCAGGGCATCCAGCTCGCCCCACTCGGACAGCCGGCGCAGGGCGGACAGGGAGGGGCCCACCTCCAGCGCGGCCAGCAGCGTCCGCACCACGCGCGGGCTGCGCTCCCGGCAGAGCCTGTCCACCGCCTCGTGCCGCTCCTCGAAGGAGGCGTGCGGGTCCGCCAGCACCGCGGAGAGCGCCTGGAACGTCTCCTCCGGGAGCAGCGGTTGGGGCGCCGGGTGTGGCCAGTGCTCCAGGGTGATGCCGGTGGTGCCGGCCACGCTGCTCTCTCGCTTCACCCCGTCCGCGCCGAACAGCTCCAGCAGCCGTCCCGGAGCGGGCTGGCCCGCGTCGAGCACCCGCTGCGCGCACTCCGCGAGCACGGCCGAGTGCCCGAGCAGGTGCAGGCGCAGCACGGACACCTCCTCGCGGGCGCAGGCCTCCCGCTCCACCCGCTTCCACTTCACGAAGACCTCGGCGAGGCCCCGCTCGTGCACGTACCAGCGGTACTCCAGCCACACGGCGCTCAGCCGCTTGTCGAAGCGCTCATCCTCGGGCTCGTACATCCGGGTGGCACCTTCCTCCGCACCTTGGAAGGAGGTGTCCAGCAGCGCCTGCACGTCGCTCAATCGCATGGGGGGCCTGGGACAGTGTGGCATGCCCGGGTGCCGAGGGAGAAGGCGGCTCGGAGGTGAGAGGTGTCTCGACGGATCCGCTCCGGACGGCTTTACTCCCCCTCTGGCGTGGCACCGCGGTGCCCTTCACTCCCAGGAGGAATTCGATGGCGGATAGCGACAACGTGGATCTGGCGACGCTCGGCGCCGAGGTGGAGCTGGTGCGGCTCGGGACGGCGGTGGCCCAGGTCCTGGCGAAGCTGAACGAGGTGACCGCTCGGCAGCAGCAGGGCATCCTGGATCTCGTCGTGGAGGCCCGGGTGGCGTGTGAGTCCGTCCGGGGGCCGGCGCCCGAGTCGAAGTCCGTCTCCCTGCCGCCCATCGAGCCGGCGCAGTCCACGGCCCCGGTGGAGGGAGACGCGCCCGAGTCCAGCGCGCCGTCCGTCCACCCCGACGAGGTGAGGGCGCGGGCCCTGGCCTCGGTGTACGAGGCGGCGGCACAGGCGCTCGGCCTGGCGTTCCACAACGCGGTGGCCAACCAGCAGCAGCTCAACGCCCTGGGGCAGGCGGCCCTGAGCCAGGCGGCCGTCCTGGTGCTCTCGTCCGGGTCCTCCGGCGAGTCGCACCCGGTGGGCGTCCTCAAGGCGGGCTGAGCCCGCGGTTCAGCGGTGGGAGACGGTGGCGGGGGCTCTCCAGTCCAACTGGGAGAGCCCACCCTCCGTGCCGAAGAGGGCCGTGTCTTCCTCCGCGAGGATGGAGTGCACGCGCGGGTCCGCGAGCCGGGGCAACGCTCGCACCTTGCCGCTCGCCGCGTCGTAGTGCGCCGCGCCCCGCAGCGTGCCCACCAGGGCCCCACCCGGTACCAGCGCGGTGGACACCACGTAGCGGCTCGGCAGGCCCTCGGCGTCGCGCACCCGGCTCCAGCGCTCGCCGTCGAAGTAGCTGAAGCCGTCCTGACACGAGCCCACCACCGCACGGCCCTCCCTGTCCGCGGAGAGCGCCGTCACCCAGTTGTCCGTGAGGTCCTTCCCATCGTGGAAGCGGCTCCACTGTGTGCCGTCCCAGCGCATCAGGCCTCGATCTTCACTCCCAACCCAGAGGTAGCGCCCGGCGCCGTCCGCCACCGAAGCGTGGGTGCTCCAGCCCTCCGGCGGTTGCAGCCGCTTCGCCAACTCGAGCGGCTGGCTCGCCGGCTTCACGAAGGACACACCGCGTCCGTCCACGAGGGCGACACCGTCCTCCGTGTCCGCCACCGCCGCCAGCACCGACAGCTTGCCGAGCGCCACCGGGTTGCGGCCTCCGTAGGCCATGGGGGTCCACGACTTTCCGTCGTGGAGGCCCAGCCCGTACATCGTGGCCACGTAGAGGTTCCTCCCGTCACTCGCGAGGCCCAGCACGTGGTTGCTCGGGAGGTTCGGCGCGCGGAACGTCCGCCACCGCCCATCGGGTAGCTCCCAGCACACGCCTTTGTCGAAGGTACCCACCACGCGCTGTCCCTGGTGCCACGTGAGCGCGGTGATGTGGTTGCCGCACAGCTGGCCCGTGGGCGTCACCCGCTTCCACGCCCCGCCCTGACGCCGGAAGACGCCCTGGTCACGAGTTCCCACCCACGCCACGCCCTTCTCCTCGAGCGTGCTCGTGGCTCCCGGGGGCAGTGCCCTGGGCTCGCCCGAGCTCGCGCCCCAGCGCCGTGACTCGCCCTCCGCGCCGAGCACCCGCGTCTCACCGCCCGTGCCCGTGGCGTACGCGAGCGGCCCCACGGGCACGGGGAGGGACACGAGCCCGTCTGGCCCCAGCATGAATGTGCCCTCGGTGGTGCCCACGCGCAGCGAGTCTCCCTCCTCCTCCAGCAGCCGCACCTGCCCTGGCACCGTCCACATGCGCCCCGAGGCCGGAGCCATCACCCGCCCATCCGCGGTGCCGAGATATCGCTCGGTGAAGGCCGTGTACGTGGGGCCCGCGGGCAGCCGTTCCGAGAGCCACCCGAGCGCCGCGCGGTACACCTCCGCGTTCATGCCCTTCGCCGCCGGCAGGGCGTACCATTTCGCCTCCACCACCGGCTCCACGCGCCAGCGGCCGTCCACCGCCACCACGCCCTCGTCCGTGGCGGCGAAGAGGCGGTCTCCCGCGACCTCCAGCGCGCGGCAGAAGTGGCTCGGCAGGCCGTCCTCCACCGTCAGCGTGCGCACCGGCCGTCCCCCGGAGGTGAAGAGCTCCAGGCCTCCCTCGGTACAGGCCACCACGTGGCCGTTGTACGAGGCGAGGTCATGCACCGTCTCGGTGTTGGTGACGGTGGCGGAGAGCAGGGCGGCGGTCAGGGTGGAGAGCAGCATGTGCGGGTCCTCGGGAGCAGGCGTCGTGAGCCTCCTCGCCCGGTTGCATTGCGAAGCGCGGGCCAGCGCGTAAGCCCTTGGAAACGCTTGGCCGCGTCTTCTCGTGGCCTCGGAGTGTGGCCGCGTGACAGCACCCATGTCCGGGAGGGCAGGGCCGTGGAGGACGGCCCGTGACCATCTCCTCCGCGGCGAAGGCCGGGGAGGCCCGGCTGTTGGAGGGACTACTCCTCGACGCTGAGGGCGACGCGCACCTTCTCGCGGCGCTCGAAGCGGTTGCCGGCGGCGTCCCGGGCCACGAGCACCAGCTCGTAGTCCCCGGGCCCGGTGCCGGCGGGCACCACCAGCTCCCGGGAGAAGCGCAGCCCATCGCGCGTCTCCAGGAGGAGCTGCTCGTCGCCGAAGAGCTCACCGTAGACGCTCACCTCCCGGGTGGCCTCCACCGCGTCCACCTCCAGGCGCAGGGCCTGCCCCGGAGCGAGCACGCGCGTGGACAGCGCCACCTCGAAGTCGTTGCCCTTGGAGTCCAGCCGGTAGCGCACCTCGCGGCGGCGCACCGTGCCGTCCTTCATCTCCACCGCCACCAGCACGTCGTAGTAGCCGTCCTCGACGAAGAGGGGCACCAGGAAGCGGCCCCGCCACAGGCCCGACGCCGTGTCGAAGGTGAGGGGCTTCACCAGGCCAAAGGGGAAGTAGGCCGTCACCCGGCGCGCGTTCCTCGGGGCGGCCACGGAGATGATGGGGTCCCCGGGCGGAATCTCCTCGCGGCTCAGCTCGCCGGAGACGGCCGCGTACGAGGTGCCTTCCGGCAGCTCCACCGGCACCAGCTCGCGCACCGGGTCGCCACCCGGCTGCGTGCGCGCCACCTCCTCCACCGCGACGAACGAGGTGTACTTGCTCATCAGCCGGTACTGGAGCGCCGTGGCGGTGATGGCCTGGACGACCTCGGGCTTCTCGCCGCGGTAGTTCTCCACCGACAGCTCCTCGATGCGCTGACGGGCCCACAGGCTGCGCAGCGACGCGTGCTCCGGCGCGGAGGCGGGGAAGGTGACGGGCACGTCGAAGTGGCGCTCCTGCCCGCGGACGCGGCCGGTGATGCGCAGCAGGCCCTCGCCCGAGCCGTGGAACTTGCCGATGAGGAACAGCGGCTGGCCGCTGAAGAGGTCCGGCATCACGCGCGGGTAGACGTCCGACACCGGCAGCCCGTCCGTGTCCACGCGCACCGACGTCAGCACGGGGCCGCGGATGCGCGACTCGAACTCCTGGGCCACCTCGGCCTCGGGGCGGCGGAGGTTGACGAAGGTGGAGGCGCCACGGCCCACCTCACCCATCTTGGCGACGAGGTAGCGGTTGACGTCGTTGCCCACGCCCACGCTGAAGACGCGCGTCTCCTCGCGCAGGTGCTGCTGGAGGGTGCCGAGCACCTGGTCGTCATTGCCGATGAAGCCGTCCGTCATGAACAGCACCATGCGCAGGCGGGCCGGGTCGTTGGCGGGAACCATGGCCTCCTGGGCGGCCACGCGCACGTCCGTGCCGCCGCCGCCCCAGAAGTTGGCCACGTAGGGCAGGGCGCGAGCCACGTTCTCCGGCGAGGCGGGCACCGCGGTGGGGGCGAACTTGGTGACCGACGTGTCGAAGTTGAGCACCTGGAAGGTGTCCTCGGGGTGGAGGTGGCGCAGCACCTCGGCGGTGATGGCCTTGGACTTCTCGATGGGCTGGCCGGACTGCGAGCACGAGGTGTCCAGCACCAGGTACAGCTCGCGAGGCACGACCTCCTCCTGCTTGGGCTCGAGCTGGGGGTTGAGGAGCACGAGGAAGTAGCCCTCGTCGGCGCCGGGCTCACGGTGCATGAGAACGGCGGGGCGGATGAGGGCGTCGGCGACGCGGTACTCCAGGGTGAAGGTCTTGTTGGGGATGCGGTCGTTGGGGGCGAGCTCCACGCGGGCGCGGCTGGGGCCCTCGCGCGACACCGTCACCTGGTGCGAGGTGGAGCGCAGCTCGTGCACGGGCAGTCCCGCGTCCAGGCGCACGGAGAGGCGGATGTCGCGGCCGCTGCGCGCCTCGGGTGGCAGAACGGGCGGGGTGATGCGGCTGGCGTCGGGGACGGTGGTGGTGTCGGGCGCGGTGCCCTCGCCCTGGCGGAAGGCCAGGGGCTCACCGCCGATGAAGCGTGGGCCCACCGTCATGGGGAAGTCGAAGCGGTACTTGCCGCTCTCGTAGACGAGCCGCTCCACGTAGTGGATGCGCACGCGGATCTCCTCCCCGGGGAGGATGTTGGCCACGGACTGGGTGAAGATGTTGGGACGCTCCTGGTCGAGCAGCGCGGCCGTCCTGCCCTCGGCGCGGGCGCGCTCGTAGGTGTCGCGGGCCTGCTCACGGGTCTGGATGACGCCACGGATGACGCGCTGGCCGATGACGAGCTCCATGGCATCCACCGCGGCCTTCTCCGGCAGCGGGAAGACATAGAGTGCCTCGAGCGGCTCGGCGTAGGGATTCTCGAAGACCTGGGTGACGGTGACGCTGGCGAGGAAGCCGCTCACCTCGGCGTCGACCTCGGTGTGCTTGAGGCTGAAGTGCTGGGGCTGGGACTCGGGGCAGCCCTGGGCGGAGGCGTGGTGGCGGAGCCTGGCCACGAGGGTGCCCTGGGTGATGGCGCCGGAGCTCAGGGGCGAGGCGGGAGCGGGGCAGGGCGTGTCGTGCGACTCTGGCTGTTGCGCGGAGGCGGGGACGGACAGAAGACAGACGATGAGCGCGGCGAGTGCGGCTCGCATGGGATTCCTCGAACGGGATGGGTACGGTTCGAGGGAATGCAGCCAGCGGGCCAGGGCTCGCGGCGCGCCAAGTACGCGGAAGGACTGGGGCGTGTGAGCGCCAGAGGCCCACTCTCACGAGGGCGGGGCATGGGGTGTGGTTGCCTGACCGCACTGGGCGAAACCCGGTTCAGATCATCAGCAGCATGGCATCTATGCCGGGTCCAAGGCCCAGGTGCCGTTCTCCCAGTTCTTCAACACCTGGGCAGCCTCGAACGCGGCGAGCCCCTCCCCCTTCGCCGCTGCTTCCAACACCGCCTTGGATTCTGCCGTCCGGTGGCGGAGCAGGCATGCGGCAGCTCCGACCCTCACATCCATCCGAGGGTGCTCCAGCAGCACTGCGAGAGCATCCCGCCCTGCGTCTCCAGCGGAGCGCAGTTTCTTGAAAGCAGCGATGTAACGATCAGCGTGCTCATCTCCGGTGCTGGTATCCCCGCGAAAGATGGCATCGGTCTGCGCGGCTACGTTTCGGGCGAACTCCTCAACAAGCTCCTCAATGGTCATCGCCAGATTCCC
The genomic region above belongs to Archangium lipolyticum and contains:
- a CDS encoding RebB family R body protein, whose protein sequence is MADSDNVDLATLGAEVELVRLGTAVAQVLAKLNEVTARQQQGILDLVVEARVACESVRGPAPESKSVSLPPIEPAQSTAPVEGDAPESSAPSVHPDEVRARALASVYEAAAQALGLAFHNAVANQQQLNALGQAALSQAAVLVLSSGSSGESHPVGVLKAG
- a CDS encoding DUF2019 domain-containing protein, which codes for MTIEELVEEFARNVAAQTDAIFRGDTSTGDEHADRYIAAFKKLRSAGDAGRDALAVLLEHPRMDVRVGAAACLLRHRTAESKAVLEAAAKGEGLAAFEAAQVLKNWENGTWALDPA
- the gloA gene encoding lactoylglutathione lyase, which codes for MRILHTMLRVGDLEKSLDFYTRVLGMQLLRRKDYPDGKFTLAFVGYGPEDTHPALELTHNWDTSKYELGNAYGHIALGVRDIHATCDSIRKAGGKVVREPGPMKHGTTVIAFVEDPDGYRVELIQQGS
- a CDS encoding CotH kinase family protein, with translation MPTEAEGGSPGSGVDTSPPLAPITPAPSEGTPPAPDTPAPDEPPPLPPKPTVCAPTGDGPHWLQEGEPITLQLRCGTGHTTPDLRFTVSPLPAGATVDEARGIFQWTPGKAQASVWLLTITERGTGETGVLKVGVADNWLAPGNIRELDPVAYTEEYGLPVMHLSFEGTLTAGGYRPAQLVYRGHRYAIEAKYRGATSSSYPKRNYTLKFSEEDPFNEPDLAGGFTGRRRVVLITSFNDNSNIRPRLAFDLWNRMSPDHIQVKTYSAVLYVNGRFWGLFTVADHVDEHLMRQHGLSKDGDLFKAVDVDANFSRLDAEGVPKPSLHQGFEKSEGKPKDGQVGAYDTLTALIERIAGSDRDTFRAQWGSWLNTRDYEDWWIFNTLILGTDSASKNAYHYYDPVTRAPWRFIPWDLDASFGQNWDTHRSSPTDLPDFSGRNLLFARMLADPAIATPLRERYRALLRGPLSEEEVLKLIDGYEREIGPVALRDEARWFQQHRSFEWWSDRTDFNTHAQEVEYIRQWVRERWSLLGRRLP
- a CDS encoding VIT domain-containing protein, translated to MRAALAALIVCLLSVPASAQQPESHDTPCPAPASPLSSGAITQGTLVARLRHHASAQGCPESQPQHFSLKHTEVDAEVSGFLASVTVTQVFENPYAEPLEALYVFPLPEKAAVDAMELVIGQRVIRGVIQTREQARDTYERARAEGRTAALLDQERPNIFTQSVANILPGEEIRVRIHYVERLVYESGKYRFDFPMTVGPRFIGGEPLAFRQGEGTAPDTTTVPDASRITPPVLPPEARSGRDIRLSVRLDAGLPVHELRSTSHQVTVSREGPSRARVELAPNDRIPNKTFTLEYRVADALIRPAVLMHREPGADEGYFLVLLNPQLEPKQEEVVPRELYLVLDTSCSQSGQPIEKSKAITAEVLRHLHPEDTFQVLNFDTSVTKFAPTAVPASPENVARALPYVANFWGGGGTDVRVAAQEAMVPANDPARLRMVLFMTDGFIGNDDQVLGTLQQHLREETRVFSVGVGNDVNRYLVAKMGEVGRGASTFVNLRRPEAEVAQEFESRIRGPVLTSVRVDTDGLPVSDVYPRVMPDLFSGQPLFLIGKFHGSGEGLLRITGRVRGQERHFDVPVTFPASAPEHASLRSLWARQRIEELSVENYRGEKPEVVQAITATALQYRLMSKYTSFVAVEEVARTQPGGDPVRELVPVELPEGTSYAAVSGELSREEIPPGDPIISVAAPRNARRVTAYFPFGLVKPLTFDTASGLWRGRFLVPLFVEDGYYDVLVAVEMKDGTVRRREVRYRLDSKGNDFEVALSTRVLAPGQALRLEVDAVEATREVSVYGELFGDEQLLLETRDGLRFSRELVVPAGTGPGDYELVLVARDAAGNRFERREKVRVALSVEE
- a CDS encoding ligand-binding sensor domain-containing protein, which translates into the protein MLLSTLTAALLSATVTNTETVHDLASYNGHVVACTEGGLELFTSGGRPVRTLTVEDGLPSHFCRALEVAGDRLFAATDEGVVAVDGRWRVEPVVEAKWYALPAAKGMNAEVYRAALGWLSERLPAGPTYTAFTERYLGTADGRVMAPASGRMWTVPGQVRLLEEEGDSLRVGTTEGTFMLGPDGLVSLPVPVGPLAYATGTGGETRVLGAEGESRRWGASSGEPRALPPGATSTLEEKGVAWVGTRDQGVFRRQGGAWKRVTPTGQLCGNHITALTWHQGQRVVGTFDKGVCWELPDGRWRTFRAPNLPSNHVLGLASDGRNLYVATMYGLGLHDGKSWTPMAYGGRNPVALGKLSVLAAVADTEDGVALVDGRGVSFVKPASQPLELAKRLQPPEGWSTHASVADGAGRYLWVGSEDRGLMRWDGTQWSRFHDGKDLTDNWVTALSADREGRAVVGSCQDGFSYFDGERWSRVRDAEGLPSRYVVSTALVPGGALVGTLRGAAHYDAASGKVRALPRLADPRVHSILAEEDTALFGTEGGLSQLDWRAPATVSHR